The sequence GATGGAGCCGCGCTTCAAGGCCGATGGCCCGATTGCCGACAGCGAGAACGTGATCGTCGCGCTCGACAAGGCGCTGACCAAGGGCGTGCCGGTCAGGCGTGTGGCTGAAGGCGATCCCGATGCCTTGCTCGCCAAACCCGGCCTGTCCGCGCGCTACGATGTGGAGCCTGCCTTCCATGCCCCGCTCGAAACCGCGAGCGCCACGGCGCGGATGCGGCAGGGCAAGCTGGAATTGTGGATCGCCACGCAGGCGCCTGAGCGGGCGAGGCGCGCGGCGGCGAAAGTGGCACGACTCTCGCGACATGATGTGATTGTTTATCCGCTTCACGCAGGCGGCAGCTTTGATGCGCGGCTCGATGTGCGGATCGCGGCTGAAGTGACCGCGATTGCGACAACGCTCGGCAAGCCGGTGCAACTGACGTACTCGCGGTGGCAGGAATCGCTGGCAGGCATGCCCCGCACCCCGCTTTCGGCGCAGCTGGATGGTGCGCTAAGCCCGGACAAGACGCGGGTGCTGGGCTGGCGCGCGCGGCTGGCGGTGCCTGCGACGGCGCGTGAATCGGGCGCTCGCCTGCTCGATGGCTGGGGCATTCGCGATGCGCTGGACTTGCAGGACGGAAGCGATCCGATGGCCTGCGCCGGCGCGATGCCGCTTTACCGCATTCCCGAAAAGGCGGTCGATCATGTGCCCGTGGCGCTTGGCCTGCCGACTGCGCGGTTTCGCGGTCAGGCGCATGGTTACACAGCGTTCTTCACCGAGAGTTTCGTTGATGAGCTCGCGCATCTGGCGGGCCGTGAGCCGCTGTCGTTCCGTGTGGGCATGCTCGAAGGCGAGCCGCGCCTCGTCGCCTGCCTGACTGGGGTTGCCAGGTTGGCGCAATGGGGCGGCGGCATCGAGGCATCGGGCCAGGGCATTGCCTGCCACCGCATGGACGTTGTTACGGGCGCTGGCGAGACGCGCTCGGGCCAGATCGCGGTCGTCGCAACGGCGCGGTCGGAGGCAGGCGTGGTGCGGGTCGACCGTCTCAGCGCCTATGTCGACATCGGCCGGATCGTGAACATGGACATCGCGCGCCAGCAGATCGAGGGCGGGCTCATGTTCGGCCTTGCCCACGCGGTCGGCGGGTCGAGCGGCTATGTGAGCGGGCGTCCGGTGGCGGGCCGTTTTTCGCAGCTGGGGCTGCCGCTTCTCGCCGATTGCCCCAAGGTCGATATTGCCTTTGCCGACAGCAACGAACAGCCGTTCGATCCCGGCGAGATCGGCATGGTCGCGGTGGCTCCCGCCGTCGCGAATGCACTGTTCTCCGCCACGGGCGCGCGTTTCCGCCGTCTGCCGCTGATTTCCGAAGGACTTTGATGGAACGTCCGTCTGATCATCCGACCATTCTCACCGGCAAGGTCGGCGTCCTGCTCGTCAACCTCGGCACGCCCGATGCGCCCGATGCCGGTGCGGTGAAGCGCTATCTGAAGCAGTTCCTTTCCGACAAGCGCGTGGTCGAGATTCCGGCGCTGGTGTGGCAGCCGATCCTGCGAGGGATCATCCTCAATACCCGCCCGAAGAAGTCTGCCCACGCTTACGCGCAAGTATGGAGCGAGGACGGCTCGCCGCTGGCCGCGATCACCAAGGCGCAGGCCCGCGCGCTGCAGGCGCGGCTGGGCGATTCCGCAATCGTGCGTCACGCCATGCGCTACCAGTCGCCTGCGATGGACAAGGAACTCGACGCGCTGCTCGAAGCCGGATGCGAGCGCATCCTCATAGCTCCGCTCTATCCGCACTATTCGGGAGCGACGACCGCCTCGGCGCTCGATGCCGTGGCCGACTGGATCAAGGCGCGCCGCCGCTTGCCCGCGCTGCGCACGCTGCCGCCCTATCACGACGATGCGGCCTATATCGGCGCGCTTCACGCCGATCTGGTGCGGCAGCTTGCGGGCCTCGATTTCGTGCCCGAACTGCTGATGCTGAGCTATCACGGCATGCCCGAGCGCACACTGCATCTGGGCGATCCTTACCACTGCCACTGCCGCAAGACCTCACGCCTCGTGGCCGAACGCTTTGCGCAGAGCCACCCCGGCTTGCGGATTGAGACGACCTTTCAGTCGCGCTTCGGCAAGGCCAAGTGGCTGGAGCCTGCCACCGACACCGTGCTTGTTGCTGAAGGGCAGAAGGGCACCAAACGTATCGCCATTGCCGCGCCGGGGTTCTCGGCTGACTGCCTCGAAACGCTGGAAGAACTCAGCATTCGCGGGAGGGATGATTTCATTGCGGCGGGCGGCACACATTTCGCGTCACTCGCCTGCCTCAACGCGGGCGAGGAAGGCATGGCGCTTCTCGAAACGCTGGTTCGACGGGAACTTTCCGGCTGGATTTGACTCTGCTGACACGCGTGTTAATTGTGCGATTAACACGCTACAGGAGAGACAATGGCCAGCCTCGCGCCGGACCTTCGCGCCGATCTGAACCGAGCAGATCTGCACCGTGACAGCGCCAATCCGCACTGGGTGCGGCTGGGCGGCGATCACAAGCTTGATCATATTCCGGGTGAGGACGGCTGGCCGGTGCTCGGCACCACGCTGATGCAACTGTCGGACCCACTCGGCTTTCAGGATCGCATGACCGAGACGTATGGTCCGGTCTACCGCACGCGCAGCTTCGGACGGCGCGGGGTCAACTTGATGGGCGCCGATGCCAACGAACTGGTGCTGTTCGATCGGGACAAGCTGTTCTCGAACGAGCAGGGGTGGGGACCGATGCTCAACCTGCTGTTCCCGCGCGGGCTGATGCTGATGGATTTCGAAGCGCACCGGGTGGATCGCCGCGCGCTGTCGATCGCGTTCAAGCCCGAACCGATGCGTGCTTATTGCAGCGTGCTCAACACCGGAATTGCCACGGCTATCGAGCAGTGGGGCGGTCAGATGCGCTTCTACGATGCGATCAAGGCGCTGACGCTCGACACCGCCGCCGCAAGCTTCCTCGGTCTGCCGCTGGGTCCAGAGGCGGACGCGCTCAACAAGGCCTTTGTCGATATGGTTCAGGCCTCGGTCGGTGTCGTGCGCCGCCCGCTGCCTTTCACCAAGATGGGCAAGGGTGTGGCCGGACGCCGCCTGATGGTCGATTACTTCGGCAAACTGCTTCGCGAGCGGCGCGCCGATCCAGGGCAGGACATGTTCAGCCAGTTCGCGCTCGCTAAGCGCGAGGATGGCTCGCTCCTGCCTGAGGACGTCGTGGTCGATCACATGATCTTTCTGATGATGGCTGCGCACGATACGATCACCAGTTCGGCCACGGTGCTGTTCTGGCAACTGGCGAAGAACACCGGCTGGCAAGACCGCCTGCGTGCCGAAGCGCGCGCAGTGACCGGGGGGGAGGGCCTTTCCGTTGCTTACGACGACCTCAGCCGGATGGACCTGGCCGAGATGGCGTTCAAGGAAGCGCTGCGGTTCATGCCACCTGTGCCCAACATGCCGCGTCGCGCGCTTCGTGACTTCAGCTTCGGCGGCTACGCCATTCCTGCCGGCACGCCGGTGGGTATCAGCCCCGCTGCGGTCCATGCCGATCCGGCGCACTGGCCCGACCCTCAACGGTTCGATCCATTGCGCTTCACGCCGGAGAACGTGGCAGGGCGTCATAAATATGCCTGGGTGCCGTTTGGCGGAGGCGCTCACATGTGCCTCGGGCTGCATTTTGCCTATATGCAGGTCAAGCTGCTGGTCAGCCAGATCCTCACCCGTTATGAGGTCGCCATGCAGCCGGGCAGCGAACCTTCGTGGCAAGCCTGGCCGATCCCCAAGCCGCGTGATGGTCTTCGCGTGGAATTGCGCCGAATCTGTTGACGATTCGATGCCTGCCGGTTAAGGGCGCCGCTTTCCGGTGGTGCGTAGCCATCAAATCATGGAATTCAGCGGCCCGTTTCTTGCGGCCCGCCAGAGGACGAGAAAAAGAGACACATGGCCAACACGCCGCAAGCCCGCAAGCGCATCCGCCGCAATGACCGCCGCGCCGAAATCAACGGCAACCGCCTGTCGCGCATCCGCACCTTCGTCAAGAAGGTCGAATCGGCGCTCGACGGTGGCGACAAGACGGCTGCTGCTGAAGCCCTCAAGGCTGCCCAGCCTGAACTGGCTCGTGGTGTTGCCCGTGGCGTGCTCCACAAGAACACCGTGGCTCGCAAGATGTCGCGTCTCACGAAGCGCGTTGCCGCTCTCTGATTCGCTGACACCGATTCGGTAGGGGCGTCGCCAACCGACGCGTCGGCCCCGAGTTGCGCACAAAAACAGAACATGGCCGGCGGCATTCCGCCGGCCGTTTTTGTTTGTGACGCATAATAATCCGCAGGGCGCGCATGAATGTTTCAATGTGACAGTGTGCAGTCGCAACAAGTCACGGAAACTACGCGATTCGCATCTTGAATAAGTTAAAACCCTTATAAAACAATGTCTTGATGCATTCCTGCGGGCCTTGGCGAGTCAAGGGTATTTATTTCAGTTTTTTTGCGGTCGCCCCGCTTGCGTTAATGGCCGCTCGGCCAATAGACAGTGTGAACCGGGGGCGGGAATCACTGTCATCCGGTGTCACTGAAATCCTTTTGATCGGGGCCTGCTGCGCAACCTGCGTGGACGGGCGGGGGTAATTTGTGCCTGCGCAGACCGCATCGGTTCGCGCATGGCTTTTGTAGTCGGGACAGCCACGCGTGAAGATTGAAGATTTCGCTGGTGGATCCGCTAGCCGGGGGGCAAGCGCGGATATCGCCGGACAACCCGCCACCGACCGTAATGCGACGAACAGGAAAGGGCGGGACAACGCAATGATCGAGGACCAGGAAGCGCTGGATCTGGCAGCAGACTGGGCCGACATCAGCCAGGGCCTGAAGAAGGACCTTGGGCCGCAGCTTCACGCCCAGTGGATCAAGCCGATCCAGCTCGGTGCGTTCTGCAAGGATACGGGCACGCTCGATCTGTTCCTGCCGACCGAATTCTCCGCCAATTGGGTGGCCGACCGCTTTGCCGACCGTTTGAGCCTCGCCTGGAAGATCGCGCGTTCCGAAGTGCGGCAGGTGCGCATCACCGTGCATCCGCGCCGCCGGTCCTTGCCTGAACTGCGCGTCGGTGCCGAAGCAGTGGTCCAGCCGCGGTCATCGGCGCATCTGTCGGCCTCGCCGGTCATGGCCGATTCGGCGCTCTCGGGCCTCGACCCTTCGCTGACCTTTGCCGAATTCGTCTCGGGCTCGGCCAACGTGCTGGCGGTCAATGCCGCGCAGCGAATGGCGGCGATTGAAACCCCGCAGTTCTCGCCGCTCTATCTCAAGGGCTCAACCGGGCAGGGCAAGACACATCTGCTGCACGCCATCGGCCACGCCTTTGCGGCCAACAAGCCCGGCGCGCGGATCTTCTACTGCTCGGCCGAGCGCTTCATGATCGAATTCGTCCAGGCCATGCGCTCGAACGAGATGATCGAGTTCAAGTCGCGCCTGCGCGGCTTCGACATGCTGCTGGTCGATGATATCCAGTTCATCATCGGCAAGGCGAGCACGCAGGAGGAGTTCCTCCACACGATCGACGCGCTGATGAGCGCGGGCAAGCGCCTGATCGTCGCAGCCGACCGCGCACCACAGGCTCTTGACGGTGTCGAGCAGCGTCTGCTCTCGCGCCTGTCGATGGGTCTCGTCGCTGATATCCAGCCTGCCGACATCGAATTGCGCCGCAAGATCCTCGAACACCGCCTCGTCCGCTTTGGTAGTACGCAAGTGCCGTCTGACGTGATCGAGTTCCTTGCCCGCACGATCAACCGCAATGTCCGTGAACTGGTCGGCGGCCTCAACAAGCTGATTGCATATGCCCAGCTGACCGGCCAGCCAGTGTCGCTGCAACTCGCCGAAGAACAGCTGACCGACATTCTTTCGGCCAACCGCCGCCGCATCACCATCGACGAGATCCAGCGCACGGTCTGTCAGTTCTACCGTGTCGACCGCACAGAGATGGCCTCCAAGCGCCGTGCCCGCGCGGTTGTGCGCCCACGCCAAGTGGCGATGTACCTCGCCAAGGTGCTGACGCCGCGCTCCTACCCTGAAATCGGGCGCAAGTTCGGCGGCCGCGATCACTCCACAGTGATCCATGCCGTGCGCCTGATCGAGGAACTGCGCACGCGCGACGCCGACATGGACGGCGACGTGCGCACGCTGCTGCGCCAGTTGGAAGACTAACAGGCTATCCACTGGTTTTGCCGGTGATATGCACAGACAGGCCGGGATGCGCGTCAGGCTCGCATTCCGGCTTTTTTGTGCCTAGATGCGGGCCATGACCCCAGACCGCCTCGACCGCTTTGCCCGCCACATCGTCCTGCCAGAAGTCGGTGCGGTAGGGCAGGCGCGGCTGGCAGCGAGCCATGTCGTGCTGGTCGGCATGGGCGGCATCGGCAGCCCTGCACTGCAGTATCTAGCGGGCGCAGGGGTGGGCAAGCTGACCTTGATCGACGACGATCTGGTCGAAGCCTCTAACCTCCAGCGCCAGACGATCTTCGATCAGGGCGACATCGGTCAGCCCAAGGCCACAGCGGCGGCGCTCTGGGCGGGGCAATTCGATCCGCATTTGAATGTTGTTCCGCATATCACCCGCATCACCCGTGCCAATGCCGCGCGGTTGATTACGGGGGCCGATGTCGTGCTCGACGGGTGCGACAACTTTGCCACGCGGCTGGCCGTGTCCGACGCCTGCGTTGCGGCGGGAATTCCGCTTACGTCTGCCGCACTCGGGCGCTTCCAGGGACAGGTCGCCAACTTCGCCGGGCACCGTGAGGGTCAAGCTTGCTACCGCTGCTTCGTCGGCGATGCCTTCGATGCCGAGGACTGCGATTCCTGCGCCGATCTCGGTGTGCTGGGCGCGATGGTCGGCATGGTGGGCGCGTTCGGCGCGATGGCGGCGATGCGCGTGCTATTGGAGGGCGTGTCTACGCTCGGCGACCCGCAATGGGGCCAGTTGCATGTGCTCGACGGACTTAAACCGTCCTTGCGCACCATGCGGATTGCCAAGGACCCGGAATGCCGGGGCTGCAACTCAGCGCAGTAGTTCCTCCACCCATGTGGGCACGATTGCGCTCGCCGGACCCAACCGCGTCTCGTGAAACCACGCTGAGCCTTGGCTGCGTTCCAGATTGAGCTCCAGCGTCTGCATTCCCAGATCGCGCGCGGTGCGGACAAGTCCTGCCGCCGGATAGACCGCACCCGATGTTCCGATCGAGACAAACAGGTCGGCGGCGGACAGGGCTTCGTGGATTTCGTCCATGCGATAGGGGATCTCGCCGAACCAGACGATGTCGGGGCGCAGGGCCGGTTCGCCGCACAAAGGGCAGGACGGACGGTGAATCAGCGGGTCGGTCCAGCGGAGGCGCATGTCGCAAGCGGTGCACCAGGCGTTCAGATGCTCGCCGTGCATGTGCAGAACGTTCAATGCGCCGCCGCGTTCGTGAAGATCGTCGACATTTTGCGTCACGATCAGGACTTCGCCGCCCTCGCTTTTGGGCCATTCGCGGTCGAGCCGCGCCAGCGCGATGTGGGCCGGGTTGGGCTGCTTGGTCTGGATCGCCTCGCGCCGCATGTCGTAGAAGCGCAGGACGAGGTCGGGGTCGCGGGCGAAGGCTTCGGGCGTGGCGACGTCTTCCACCCGGTGCTGCTCCCACAGGCCGCCGCCGCCACGGAAGGTGTCGATGCCGGATTCGGCGGAAATTCCGGCTCCGGTGAGAATGACGATATTGCGTGGGCGTTTCATCGCGACCATGAAGCACGCCACGAATGGGGTGAGCAATGGCAAGAATCGGAATTATCGGCAGCGCTGGACGAATGGGCAACGCCTTGCAGGCGGCTGTCGTGGGGGCAGGGCACGACTTCGCTGGCGGGATCGACAAGGGCGGCGATCCGCTTGGTCTGGCCAAGCAAAGCGACGTTCTGGTCGATTTCTCCGCTCCCGGTGCGCTCGAATTCAATCTCGACGCGGCAATCCATGCAGGCGTGCCGATTGTGATCGGCACGACCGGCCTTGAGGAGCGGCACCACTGGCTGGTCGATGCCGCCGCGGTGAGCATCCCCGTGCTGCAGACCGGTAATACCTCGCTCGGCGTCACTCTGCTCGCGCACCTGGTGCAAGAAGCGGCATCGCGGCTGGGTGAGGACTGGGATATCGAGATCGTCGAAACGCATCACCGCATGAAAGTCGACGCGCCATCGGGCACTGCACTGCTGCTCGGCGAAGGGGTGGCCAAGGGGCGCGGCGTACATCTGGCCGATGAGGCCGTGCGCGGACGCGACGGGATCACCGGCGCGCGAAAGACGGGGACCATCGGCTTTGCGTCTTTACGCGGCGGCAGTGTGGCGGGCGACCATTCGGTCCATTTCCTTGCAGACAACGAGCGCCTGACCTTCTCGCACCTTGCCGAAAACCGCGCCATCTTTGCCAAGGGTGCGATACGCGCGGCGGAGTGGATCATCGACAAGGAGCCGGGGCGCTACACGATGCCCGAAGTCCTCGGCCTCTGACATGAACCGGGCGGACGTCTTCGAATTCTTCCGGCGTCTGGCCGAGGCCAATCCGTCGCCTGAAACCGAGTTGGAATACGGCAACGTCTACCAGTTGCTCGTCGCGGTGACGCTGTCCGCGCAATCGACCGATGTTGGCGTGAACAAGGCGACGCGGATGCTGTTCGCAAGCGTCAAGACCCCGCAGGATATGCTCGATCTGGGCGAAGACGGCCTCAAGCAGCACATCAAGACCATCGGCCTGTTCAATGCCAAGGCGAAGAACGTGATCGCCATGGCCGGAATTCTCGTGGCGAAACATGGCGGCGAGGTTCCGGCTGACCGCGATCTACTCACCGAACTGCCCGGCGTGGGGCGCAAGACCGCGAATGTGGTGATGAACTGCGCGTTCGGGGCGGAGACGTTCGCCGTCGATACGCACATCTTCCGTGTCGGCAATCGCACCGGCCTTGCCAAGGGCAAGACGCCGCTCAGCGTGGAGAAAGGCCTGGAGAAGAAGGTGCCCCAGCCATTCCGCGTTGGCGCGCATCACTGGCTGATCCTGCACGGACGCTACATCTGCAAGGCGCGCACGCCAGAATGCTGGCTCTGCCCGGTTGTTGACCTTTGTGCTTACAAGTCCAAGGTGGTGGAGAAGGGGGCCAAATCGGTTGCCGTGCCGAAGAAGCGCGCAAACGGGACAAAGGAGAGCAAGCGATGACACGCATGACCCTGATTCTGGCCACGGCGGTCCTGTCTGGCTGCGCTGCGGGCAGCAGAGACCAACCTTCCAGCAATGGCCACGGCAAGGACCTTCCCGCCGCCCGCATCCTCGGCGAGAGCCAAAGCTGCATCCCGCTCCAGTCGATCCGCGAAAGCCGCGTGCGCGATGACTGGACGATCGACTTCCGAACCGACGGCAACCGCTGGTATCGCAACACTCTGCCCCACCGCTGCAACGGCCTCGGCTTCGAGCAGGCTTTCGCTTACGAAACCTCGCTGACCCGGCTGTGCAACGTCGATATCATCACCGTCATTTCGAGCAGCAGCGGCCCCGGCCCGATCAATCGCGGATCGTGCGGGCTGGGCGAGTTTACCCCGGTGGAACTGGCGAAATAGGCCTTACGCCTCGAAATTCGCCTCGTCGAGATTGAGCCCGGCGCGGCCGTCCGCCGCAGTGTGTGAAGGCGCGTGCGGCGGTTCGGCATCGGGATCGAGGGGCGGTTGGAGCATGCCTTCCCACTTGGTCACGACCGAGGTCGCCACCGCATTGCCGACCACGTTGGTGGCGCTGCGGCCCATGTCGAGGAAGTGATCGACGCCCAGCACCAGCGCGATGCCTTCCACCGGCAGGCCGAACTGGTTGAGCGTGGCGGCGATCACCACCAGGCTCGCGCGCGGCACCCCGGCGATGCCCTTGGACGTGACCATCAGCGTCAGCAGCATCACGATCTGGCTGGTTACCGGCAATTCGATGCCATAAGCCTGCGCGATGAAGATCGCAGCGAAGCTGGTGTAGATCATCGATCCGTCGAGATTGAAACTGTAGCCCAGCGGCAGGACGAAGCCCGAGATGCGGCGCGGCACGCCGAAGCGGTCAAGCTGCTCGAACAGCTTGGGCAGAGCGGCTTCGGAACTGGCGGTCGAATAGGCCAGCAGCAGCGGTTCGCGGATATAGCGGATCAGCGTGAAAATCCGCCCGCGCAGGAAGATCGCGCCCGCGCTCAGCAGGATTACCCACAGGATCAGCATGGCAAGGTAGAACGACCCGACCAGCTTGCCATAGGTCACGATGATGCCCAGCCCGCGCAGCGCGATGACCGAGGAGATCGCGCCGAACACCGCGAACGGGGCAAAGCGCATGACATAGCCGGTGACGGTGAGCATGACTGCCGCCAGCGCCTCGGCCCCGCGCACCAGCGGCGCGCCCTTTGCGCCGATGGCCGAAAGCGCGATGCCTGCGAACAGCGAGAACACCAGCACTTGCAGGATATCGTTCTTGGCCATCGCCTCGATCGGGCTGGCAGGGAACACCGAGAGCACGAAGTGGCGGAAGGTGAAATCGCCGGTCGCAAGTTCGCCGAGGTCGCCGGTGGGCACCAGTTCAAGCCCGACGCCCGGCCTCAGCAGGTTGACCATGATCAGGCCGAGCGTGATCGACACGAAGCTGAACGTCACGAACCACGCCAGCGAACGCCCGCCGATCCGGCCCAGCGCGGCACTGTCGCCCATGCTGGCGATGCCGGTGACAATGGTGGCCAGCACGAGCGGCGCGACGATCATCTTGATCAGGCGCAGGAACACGTCTGGCAGCAGTTTCAGTGTGTCGGCGGTGAACGCAAGCGTCTCATCGCCCTTGGCATAGGACACGTTGAGCGCGTAGCCGACGACGATGCCGAGCATCATGCCGATCAGGATGTAGAGGGTCAGGCGCCTGGCCAAAAGAATGCTCCCGCAATATTGTTGCAGGAGAGACTAACGACCTTTCGCGGTCACCTCAACCACACTGTCCCCTGTGCAGCAGCTTCTGGTCGGCCAGCACCAATGCCATCATCGCCTCGACCACGGGTACGCCGCGAATGCCGACGCAAGGATCGTGACGGCCCCTGGTCAGCAACTCGGTCGCCTCGCCTTCGCGGGTGATCGTTGGCATGGGCGTAAGTATGGAGGACGTCGGCTTGAACGCCACGCGCACGGTCACCGGCTGCCCGGTGGAAATGCCGCCCGCGATCCCGCCTGCATGATTGGCAGTGAATTGCGGAGCGCCATCACCCGGCCGCATCGGATCGGCATTGCCTTCGCCGGTATTGGCCGCAGCGGCAAACCCGTCGCCGATTTCCACGCCCTTGACCGCGTTGATGCCCATCATCGCATGAGCGAGTTCGGCATCGAGCTTGGCATAGAGCGGCGCGCCCCAGCCTGCCGGAACGCCGGTTGCCGCGCATTCCACCACCGCGCCGAGTGACGAACCGGACTTGCGCGCGTCATCCACCAGCGCTTCCCAGCGCGCAGCGGCCTTGGCATCGGGGCAGAAGAAAGGGTTGTTGCCGATTTCGGCGGCGTCGAAGTTCGCCATGTCGATCGCGTCGCCGCCAATTGCGCTGACCCACGCGAGGATTGTCACCTCAGGGATCGCCAGTCGCGCCACGCCGCCTGCCGCTACGCGCGCCGCCGTCTCGCGCGCCGACGAGCGCCCGCCGCCGCGATAGTCGCGGAAGCCGTACTTCGCGTCATAGGCGTAGTCGGCATGGCCGGGGCGATAGGCCTTGGCGACATCGCCATAGTCCTTGGAGCGCTGATCGACGTTTTCGATCATCAGGCTGATCGGCGTGCCGGTGGTGCGCCCTTCGAACACGCCCGAAAGGATGCGGACTTGATCCGGCTCCTGCCGCTGCGTGGTGAAGCGCGACTGGCCGGGGCGGCGCGCGTCGAGAAACGGCTGGATATCCGCTTCGGAGATGGAAAGTCCCGGAGGGCAACCGTCAACCACGGCGCCCAGCGCCGGCCCGTGGCTTTCGCCCCAGGTGGTGAAACGGAACATGTGACCAAAACTGTTCAGGCTCATGGGCCAGCGCAATGTCGCAAAGCGGCGGAAAAGTCCACCTTCCGGCGCAGCCGAACGCGCGCTAAAGCCATCCCATGTACCTCGTCGTCTTCCGCAACCGCAAACGCGCCGACATAGACGTCGTCGCCTATGCAGCCGACGCTGGGGCGATGGACACTTTGGCGCGCAGGCAACCGGGTTTCCTCAGCTTCAAAAGCTACACCGCCGATGACGGCGAAGTCATCGCCCTGTCCGAATGGGCCGACGAAGGGGCGGCGCTGGCTTGGCGGCGGGTGGCCGAACATGTCGAAATACAGGGCAAGGGGCGCAGCGGGTATTACGAGAGCTATACGCTGTTTGCGGGAACGCCCTCGCGCATCCACCATTTCAACCGGCAGGATTTATGACCATCACCCTCCACGGCATCCCCAATTGCGACACCGTCAAGAAGGCCCGCACATGGCTTGATGCGCAGGGTCTTGCCTACACGTTCCACGATTACAAGAAGCAGGGCGCTGATCCGGTGCGAATTGCGGACTGGATCGCGCGAGGCGGCTTGGACAAGGTGATGAACCGCGCGGGCACGACCTACCGCAAGCTGGATGATGCGCAGAAGGCGGCGCTGGCGGGAGACGGTGCGCCTGCGGTGCTTGCCGAGAACACTTCGGTGATCAAGCGCCCGATTGTCGAGTATCCCGGCGGGTTGCTTGTGGGGTTCAAGGTGGCTGAGTGGGCGGCGGCGTTGAAGTCTTGACCC is a genomic window of Novosphingobium sp. MMS21-SN21R containing:
- a CDS encoding molybdopterin cofactor-binding domain-containing protein, which produces MRLTRRGLLVGAGIGGTLLIAFPLIPRRHAVPLLAGKGEHVVDSFLKVGKVKGPGGKTECVLTVAVPFCEMGQGITTLVAQIIADEAGADWRKVAVEAAPISPAYADPVLSARWAPLWMPAFASLGDDPAGLLPRLHAEREPLMVTADGTALAAFELPMREAGAALRAMMAQAAADKWGIGWEECDTKDSFVTHQNKRLSFAELLDSAVDYDPPEPAVLRAEPPRERPGQFPEGAAARHPRLDLPAKVDGSFTFAGDIRLPGMVFAAIAHGPQGASVLSNYDKQAAASVRGLVGVVHAKRWLAAAATTWHAADKAVRAMEPRFKADGPIADSENVIVALDKALTKGVPVRRVAEGDPDALLAKPGLSARYDVEPAFHAPLETASATARMRQGKLELWIATQAPERARRAAAKVARLSRHDVIVYPLHAGGSFDARLDVRIAAEVTAIATTLGKPVQLTYSRWQESLAGMPRTPLSAQLDGALSPDKTRVLGWRARLAVPATARESGARLLDGWGIRDALDLQDGSDPMACAGAMPLYRIPEKAVDHVPVALGLPTARFRGQAHGYTAFFTESFVDELAHLAGREPLSFRVGMLEGEPRLVACLTGVARLAQWGGGIEASGQGIACHRMDVVTGAGETRSGQIAVVATARSEAGVVRVDRLSAYVDIGRIVNMDIARQQIEGGLMFGLAHAVGGSSGYVSGRPVAGRFSQLGLPLLADCPKVDIAFADSNEQPFDPGEIGMVAVAPAVANALFSATGARFRRLPLISEGL
- the hemH gene encoding ferrochelatase yields the protein MERPSDHPTILTGKVGVLLVNLGTPDAPDAGAVKRYLKQFLSDKRVVEIPALVWQPILRGIILNTRPKKSAHAYAQVWSEDGSPLAAITKAQARALQARLGDSAIVRHAMRYQSPAMDKELDALLEAGCERILIAPLYPHYSGATTASALDAVADWIKARRRLPALRTLPPYHDDAAYIGALHADLVRQLAGLDFVPELLMLSYHGMPERTLHLGDPYHCHCRKTSRLVAERFAQSHPGLRIETTFQSRFGKAKWLEPATDTVLVAEGQKGTKRIAIAAPGFSADCLETLEELSIRGRDDFIAAGGTHFASLACLNAGEEGMALLETLVRRELSGWI
- a CDS encoding cytochrome P450 is translated as MASLAPDLRADLNRADLHRDSANPHWVRLGGDHKLDHIPGEDGWPVLGTTLMQLSDPLGFQDRMTETYGPVYRTRSFGRRGVNLMGADANELVLFDRDKLFSNEQGWGPMLNLLFPRGLMLMDFEAHRVDRRALSIAFKPEPMRAYCSVLNTGIATAIEQWGGQMRFYDAIKALTLDTAAASFLGLPLGPEADALNKAFVDMVQASVGVVRRPLPFTKMGKGVAGRRLMVDYFGKLLRERRADPGQDMFSQFALAKREDGSLLPEDVVVDHMIFLMMAAHDTITSSATVLFWQLAKNTGWQDRLRAEARAVTGGEGLSVAYDDLSRMDLAEMAFKEALRFMPPVPNMPRRALRDFSFGGYAIPAGTPVGISPAAVHADPAHWPDPQRFDPLRFTPENVAGRHKYAWVPFGGGAHMCLGLHFAYMQVKLLVSQILTRYEVAMQPGSEPSWQAWPIPKPRDGLRVELRRIC
- the rpsT gene encoding 30S ribosomal protein S20 is translated as MANTPQARKRIRRNDRRAEINGNRLSRIRTFVKKVESALDGGDKTAAAEALKAAQPELARGVARGVLHKNTVARKMSRLTKRVAAL
- the dnaA gene encoding chromosomal replication initiator protein DnaA, translated to MIEDQEALDLAADWADISQGLKKDLGPQLHAQWIKPIQLGAFCKDTGTLDLFLPTEFSANWVADRFADRLSLAWKIARSEVRQVRITVHPRRRSLPELRVGAEAVVQPRSSAHLSASPVMADSALSGLDPSLTFAEFVSGSANVLAVNAAQRMAAIETPQFSPLYLKGSTGQGKTHLLHAIGHAFAANKPGARIFYCSAERFMIEFVQAMRSNEMIEFKSRLRGFDMLLVDDIQFIIGKASTQEEFLHTIDALMSAGKRLIVAADRAPQALDGVEQRLLSRLSMGLVADIQPADIELRRKILEHRLVRFGSTQVPSDVIEFLARTINRNVRELVGGLNKLIAYAQLTGQPVSLQLAEEQLTDILSANRRRITIDEIQRTVCQFYRVDRTEMASKRRARAVVRPRQVAMYLAKVLTPRSYPEIGRKFGGRDHSTVIHAVRLIEELRTRDADMDGDVRTLLRQLED
- a CDS encoding HesA/MoeB/ThiF family protein, whose protein sequence is MTPDRLDRFARHIVLPEVGAVGQARLAASHVVLVGMGGIGSPALQYLAGAGVGKLTLIDDDLVEASNLQRQTIFDQGDIGQPKATAAALWAGQFDPHLNVVPHITRITRANAARLITGADVVLDGCDNFATRLAVSDACVAAGIPLTSAALGRFQGQVANFAGHREGQACYRCFVGDAFDAEDCDSCADLGVLGAMVGMVGAFGAMAAMRVLLEGVSTLGDPQWGQLHVLDGLKPSLRTMRIAKDPECRGCNSAQ
- a CDS encoding NAD-dependent deacylase, translating into MKRPRNIVILTGAGISAESGIDTFRGGGGLWEQHRVEDVATPEAFARDPDLVLRFYDMRREAIQTKQPNPAHIALARLDREWPKSEGGEVLIVTQNVDDLHERGGALNVLHMHGEHLNAWCTACDMRLRWTDPLIHRPSCPLCGEPALRPDIVWFGEIPYRMDEIHEALSAADLFVSIGTSGAVYPAAGLVRTARDLGMQTLELNLERSQGSAWFHETRLGPASAIVPTWVEELLR